TATCAGCCACATCCGATCAAACCGGCGGTTTTGCAAATCCTCTTTGCGCATATAGAAATACAGGCGGCCGCCATCGCCAAACATCAGCGTAAAGTCCCCCTGATCGACCACGTCCAGCTGCAACAGCAGGCGCCAGGTGTCAATGGACGTTTCCTGGGCCGCCTGCAAATCCTCCTCTGGGATATCGTCCCAATATCCTCCCAGGTAGTGCCCGCGGGCAATGAGTTCGCACTCCTGCGTCATATTGTTCTGGATAATGTCCGGCCATCCCAGCAGTTTGGAGCACTCCTCAGGCTGTTGATATCCCATCGTCTCGCGCGCCTGCGCAAAGGTCTCATATAATTCGTCGGGCAGGTCGCGCAGATACGCGTAATCCTCCCAGTCCGCAACGGAATCCGCCATGCACGCGTTGATCCCCACGCGTGGGAAGCAGCATTCCTCCGCCAGCGCCTCAGGAAACGCCGCGGGCACGAGCGCCGCCTCATCCGCAAACCAATACACCCTGGCGCATCCCGCGTCTTTGGGATCGAATCCCCATCTCTGGGATACCGTCTCATAAAAGAAGGACAGCACACCCGTGCGTGGCAATAAGCCCTCTTTATCCAGCGGTGCCATATCCGCACAGTTAAACTGTGCCAGGAAGCTAAGCGGCCGCCGTAGCATCACGCCGTCCTCCAGCCCCTCCGCCTCAAATGTGGGCCAGACAAAGTCATCGGGCACATCCGGCTGACCGCCAAAGCGCGTACTGCCGGGTCCTTGGGATGCCTGCCCCTGGATGCGCAGATGTATGGCGTTTCTTTGCAGCGCCTCAAGATCCTGCCTGATATCCAACCATAACCCCTCCTTTGTATAAAAGCTCTGCAGATTGCTTTAAAGCGATTATAGCACAACTGACAGCGCGCGTATCGCCACGAAAAAAGCGCGCATCCGGCTTTGGCATACGCGCTTTTGTGTTGACCCGATCCGCCGTCCGCCTTTATTTTCCCCGCAGGATACCGCGCCCCGGATAGATGGCGGCGTCTCCCAGCATCCGCTCGATGGCCAGCAGGCGGTTGTACTTGCAGGTGCGCTCGCTGCGCGCCGGCGCGCCCGTCTTGATCTGCCCCGCGTTGGTGGCCACCGCGATATCCGCAATGGTGGTGTCCTCCGTCTCGCCGCTGCGGTGGGAGAGGATGGTGCCGTAGCCGTGGCGCACGGCCACGCGCACGGCCTCCAGCGTCTCGGAGAGGGTGCCGATCTGGTTGGGTTTGATCAAAATGGCATTGGCGCTGCCCGCCTGGATGCCGCAGCGCAGCCTATCGGTATTGGTGACAAACAGGTCGTCCCCCACCACCTGTATGGCATCGCCCAGCTGCCGCGTGGCGTGGGCAAACCCTTCAAAATCATCCTGCGCCAGCGGGTCCTCGATGGAGACGATGGGGTATTTGTCCGCCAGGTACGAAAAGTACTGCAGCAGCTCTTCCGCGCGCATGCTGCTGCCCTTTTTGGGGAATACGTACCTGTCCTGCTGCAGCCAGTCGCTCGTAGCTGCGTCCAGCGCGATGCACACGTCCTGACCTGGGCGCAGACCCGCCTGCTCGATCGCCTCCACGATCAGCTGCAGCGCCTGCTCCTCGTTGTCCACATTGGGCGCGTAACCGCCCTCGTCGCCCACGGCGGTGGATAGGCCGCGCGCGTGCAACAGTCGGCCCAGCGCGTGGTACACCTCCACGCCCATGCGCAGCGCCTCGCTGAAGCGCGCCGCCCCCACCGGCATGACCATAAACTCCTGGATATCCACGTTGTTGCCCGCGTGCTCCCCGCCGTTGAAGATGTTCATCATGGGCACGGGCAGCGTCACGCCGTGCACGCCACCCAGGTAGCGATAGAGCGCAAGGCCGCTGGCCGCCGCAGCCGCGTGGGCGCAGGCCAGCGACACCGCCAGCATCGCGTTGGCGCCCAGGTTGCTCTTCTGCTCCGTGCCGTCCATGGCGCGCATGCGCGCGTCGATCTCCTGCTGATCGCGCACATCCTGCCCTTTGAGCAGCGCCGCGATGGGATCGGCGATGTGCCCCGCAGCACGCAACACGCCCTTGCCGCCGTAGGCCTCGCCGCCATCGCGCAGCTCACAGGCCTCAAACTTGCCCGTAGACGCGCCCGAGGGCACGCTTGCCCAGGCCTCCACGCCGCCCTCCAGCGTGACGCACGCGCGCAGCGTGGGCGTGCCGCGCGAGTCAAGTATCTGCATCCCATAGAGCGATGCTATGCGAAAATCCTGTTTCATGATGCCACCTCACATATCGTTTGCCGTTAGCCTGCGTATTTTCAGGGAAAAAGATACACGCTTTTCGTATACGTCCCATGCGCAAACCATGCGCTTCCGGCAGGCGCGGCAATGTATCGTATGATATCGAGCGATAATGCTTTTTATGGCGGCGCGCATGCGCGCCGCCGCTGGATAAAGGCGCGCCGCGCAAAGGATCTACTTTAACGACTTTGTGGCGCGGGCGCGGTGCTTGCGGCAAAAATCTCTACCGAGCCGCAAGCCCGCCTGCAAGCCGCGCATCGGCTGCGGGCCGGAGATTGGGTGCAAGCGTTCCTCCGCCTGGATCACCCAGCGCTATCAGCTCAAAGCGCGCATCGGGGGAGCAGGCGCCGGCGCTGATCGATTCTCCACCCCGGCAGATCGCAATTTTTATGCGCAAGGCGCTGGGCGTGTACGCCTAGCAGGGGATAGTGCGCCTATCCCCCGGCGCGCCGGGGGCAAGCGACTGGGATGAGGCGGGCCGGACAGCGCACCGGAGTGTGCAGCGCGCAAAAAAACGCCCTGCGGATGGACGGGCATCCTGCATGGCGTTCTTTTTTCTATCCTGCGCGCAAGATGCGCCGCCGCCGCGCCCGCACGCGCCACGGACGGCATCGCGCGCCCTGGCATACCTTGCGCATTGACCCGCAGCGCGCGGATTTGGCGCTACTTCTCTGTGGATACAGTGATGCGCGCGCCATCAGAGGTAAAGACGATGTCCCCCGATATGGCGCTCTCATAGAGCGCCGCGCCCGCAGCCTGCAGGCGCTTGTACGCCTTTTTGCCCGGGTGGGTGCTGGAGCCAGGCTCAGTGGTCATCACCGCGTAGGCGGGCGACACCGCGGAGAGAAACGCCTCGCTGGAGGAACCATTGCTGCCATGGTGCCCCACTTTGAGCACGTCCACGGGGCGCAGCACGCCTGCCTCTAGCATCGCGTTCTCACTCCTTTTGCCCGCGTCTCCAGTAAGCAGGAAGCGCGTCTGACCACACGTCACCTCCAGCACGATGGAGTAATCGTTCAAATCGTCAAACGTCTCCCCAGGCGCGGGGCACAGCACGCGCACCGTGGCGCTGCCCAGCGCAAACGTGTCGCCCGGCGCAGGGCTTTCCACCTGCAGGTTGCTGCGCGCAACGGCGTCGAGCACATCCTCAAACGTCTTGGTTGTGTGCGCCGCTTTGGGCATCCAGATGCGCCGCACACGCAGGTGGTCCAGCACCGCGTCCAGCGAACCGATGTGGTCCTCGTGCGGGTGGGTGCCCACTGCCAGCGCAAGCTCGGTGACGCCCTGGGCGTCCAGGTATGCGAGAATCTTCTCCGCGTCCGCATTGTGTCCCGCATCCACCAGCATCGCCTCCCCGCCGCTCTGAAGCAGCAGGCAGTCCCCCTGGCCCACGTCCAGCACGTGCAGCTTAAGCGATGCCTGCGCAGAGGACGCCTGCTGCGATGCGGAGGTAAAGGGACGGGGGCTGAGCTGCAGCTCGGTACCCTGGGCCTGGGGCGTCAGCACTGCGGCCGCGGCGGCCACAATGCCGATGAGCACCAGCGTGACCAAAATGCGTTGCAGGCGTTTTTTCTGCATAGGTTGCTCCTTCTCTTTTTGCGCGAATCACTTTTGGCAATAGGCGTGGGCTACAAAGGGCGCTCTTTCAGCTTGCGCCTCCCCTTTCATCAAACAGACTGGACGTCCACACCATGTCAAAGGGGCGGTGCCTGCCGTTTTCAAAGAGCATGATGTAACTCTTTGCGGGTGGCTCCTCGGGAATATCGTACTGGGAGAGCATCTGGAAGGACATGGCCGTCTCGGGCGTGGCTGCAGCGCCCCGCTGCGCATAGTACCCCACCAGCAGGGTGTTGCCGTCCACCCAGCGCATATCCACCTGCCCGTAGGCGGTCGGCCCCTCCCCCCTCGTCGTGCACGCCGTTGAAAAAGACATAGACGCGCTGCTTGCCCTCGCGGTAGAGGTACACGCCGTTTTTCTCCTGGCATGCCGCCACAAAGCGTTCCAGCTCCTGCTGGCGCCAAAGCGCCTGCTGGTTGTGCGCGCGCCGCGCGCCGCAGCCTGCCTGCAGCAGCACCAACCCCAAGCACAGCGCCATTGCCAGCGCGCGCCGTCGTTTTGCCATCATTGCCCAGCCTCCGATTGCGTTCCTTGTGCCATCCATATTGTAGCATCTGCCGCCAAACGCGCGCAAGCGCGGGCAAGCGCAGTAAAAGC
Above is a window of Maliibacterium massiliense DNA encoding:
- the eno gene encoding phosphopyruvate hydratase, with the translated sequence MKQDFRIASLYGMQILDSRGTPTLRACVTLEGGVEAWASVPSGASTGKFEACELRDGGEAYGGKGVLRAAGHIADPIAALLKGQDVRDQQEIDARMRAMDGTEQKSNLGANAMLAVSLACAHAAAAASGLALYRYLGGVHGVTLPVPMMNIFNGGEHAGNNVDIQEFMVMPVGAARFSEALRMGVEVYHALGRLLHARGLSTAVGDEGGYAPNVDNEEQALQLIVEAIEQAGLRPGQDVCIALDAATSDWLQQDRYVFPKKGSSMRAEELLQYFSYLADKYPIVSIEDPLAQDDFEGFAHATRQLGDAIQVVGDDLFVTNTDRLRCGIQAGSANAILIKPNQIGTLSETLEAVRVAVRHGYGTILSHRSGETEDTTIADIAVATNAGQIKTGAPARSERTCKYNRLLAIERMLGDAAIYPGRGILRGK
- a CDS encoding YwqG family protein encodes the protein MDIRQDLEALQRNAIHLRIQGQASQGPGSTRFGGQPDVPDDFVWPTFEAEGLEDGVMLRRPLSFLAQFNCADMAPLDKEGLLPRTGVLSFFYETVSQRWGFDPKDAGCARVYWFADEAALVPAAFPEALAEECCFPRVGINACMADSVADWEDYAYLRDLPDELYETFAQARETMGYQQPEECSKLLGWPDIIQNNMTQECELIARGHYLGGYWDDIPEEDLQAAQETSIDTWRLLLQLDVVDQGDFTLMFGDGGRLYFYMRKEDLQNRRFDRMWLIQQCG
- a CDS encoding MBL fold metallo-hydrolase gives rise to the protein MQKKRLQRILVTLVLIGIVAAAAAVLTPQAQGTELQLSPRPFTSASQQASSAQASLKLHVLDVGQGDCLLLQSGGEAMLVDAGHNADAEKILAYLDAQGVTELALAVGTHPHEDHIGSLDAVLDHLRVRRIWMPKAAHTTKTFEDVLDAVARSNLQVESPAPGDTFALGSATVRVLCPAPGETFDDLNDYSIVLEVTCGQTRFLLTGDAGKRSENAMLEAGVLRPVDVLKVGHHGSNGSSSEAFLSAVSPAYAVMTTEPGSSTHPGKKAYKRLQAAGAALYESAISGDIVFTSDGARITVSTEK